Proteins found in one Methylophaga thalassica genomic segment:
- a CDS encoding ribonucleoside-diphosphate reductase subunit alpha — protein sequence MASETAQPIYTSSQSESGYSVIRRNGKVTEFDSSKIAVAITKAFLAVEGDSAKDSRRIHDTVAKLTRQVTDNLLRRIDDGGTVHIEDIQDQVELALMREGEYKVARSYVVYREKQAEKRAEEEKKHPQPANESPLHVIAADGSRHPLDIDRLHNLITEACEGLAEVNRDAILRDTQRNLFDGVKEADVEKALVMSARTFIEKDPAYSTLAARLLMDGIRREALSFVYKTPKQASQNEMGDLYADYFKTYISTAIEKELIDSELGLFDLDRLGNALKPELDFEFTYLGLQTLYDRYFIHFDGTRFELPQAFYMRVAMGLAINELNREERAIEFYNLLSSFDFMSSTPTLFNSGTLRPQLSSCYLTTVPDDLSGIYNAMRDNALLSKYAGGLGNDWTRVRGLGAHIKGTNGKSQGVVPFLKVANDTAVAVNQGGKRKGAVCAYLETWHIDVEEFLDLRKNTGDDRRRTHDMNTANWIPDLFMKRVAEEGQWTLFSPEEVEDLHDLTGLDFERAYEAYEEKAARGDIRNFKQLPATDLWRKMLGMLFETGHPWITFKDPCNLRSPQQHVGVVHSSNLCTEITLNTSDKEIAVCNLGSVNMVKHIDENGKLDKEKLQKTVRTAMRMLDNVIEYNYYSVPQARHSNLQHRPVGLGLMGFQDALYKLRIPYSSDEAVQFADESMEAISYYAIEASSDLAAERGKYQTYEGSLWSKGILPIDSIKLLKEARGEYLQQDESKTMDWDMLRDKIKRQGMRNSNTMAIAPTATISNICGVSQSIEPTYQNLFVKSNLSGEFTVINPYMVEDLKARNLWDDVMINDLKYFDGSLQGIDRIPAELKSLYTTAFEMDARWLIEAASRRQKWLDQAQSLNLYMAEPSGKKMDNLYKLAWVRGLKTTYYLRSMGATGAEKTSTAPTTATEAPAPSKPKPVAAASTPAPVASSSSSIDDLVLGEGMEAPKACSILEPDCEACQ from the coding sequence ATGGCGAGCGAAACAGCACAACCCATTTATACCTCATCACAATCCGAAAGCGGATACAGCGTTATCCGTCGAAACGGTAAAGTCACCGAATTTGATAGCAGCAAAATTGCTGTCGCTATCACCAAAGCTTTTTTAGCGGTTGAAGGTGACTCAGCAAAAGACAGTCGTCGTATTCATGACACAGTGGCAAAACTGACCAGACAAGTCACTGACAATCTTTTACGTCGTATTGATGATGGTGGCACCGTTCACATTGAAGATATTCAAGATCAAGTTGAATTAGCTTTAATGCGTGAAGGTGAATATAAAGTTGCTCGCTCTTACGTTGTTTATCGTGAAAAACAAGCAGAAAAACGTGCTGAAGAAGAAAAGAAACATCCACAGCCTGCCAATGAATCTCCCCTGCATGTCATAGCAGCTGATGGCAGTCGTCACCCGCTAGACATCGATCGCTTACACAACCTCATTACCGAAGCATGTGAAGGTCTGGCAGAAGTTAACCGTGATGCCATTTTACGTGACACCCAACGTAACCTGTTTGACGGCGTTAAAGAGGCCGACGTCGAAAAAGCACTGGTGATGTCAGCACGTACCTTTATCGAAAAAGATCCTGCCTACAGCACTCTGGCCGCTCGCCTGCTGATGGATGGTATTCGTCGTGAAGCATTAAGTTTTGTCTACAAAACACCTAAACAAGCCTCTCAGAATGAAATGGGCGATTTGTACGCTGACTACTTCAAAACTTATATCTCAACAGCCATTGAAAAAGAACTGATTGACTCAGAACTGGGCTTATTTGATTTAGACCGTCTGGGTAATGCATTAAAACCAGAACTGGACTTCGAGTTCACTTATCTGGGTCTGCAAACGCTGTATGACCGTTACTTCATTCACTTTGATGGTACACGCTTCGAATTACCACAAGCCTTCTATATGCGTGTAGCAATGGGCTTGGCTATCAACGAATTAAACCGTGAAGAACGTGCTATCGAGTTCTATAACCTGTTATCAAGCTTCGACTTCATGAGCTCGACGCCTACCCTGTTCAACTCAGGCACACTGCGCCCACAATTATCTTCTTGCTACCTGACCACCGTACCTGATGATCTGAGCGGTATTTATAACGCGATGCGTGATAATGCCCTGTTATCAAAATATGCCGGTGGTCTGGGTAATGACTGGACCCGTGTTCGTGGTTTGGGCGCTCATATCAAAGGCACCAATGGTAAATCACAAGGTGTTGTGCCTTTCCTGAAAGTCGCTAACGATACTGCCGTTGCCGTTAACCAAGGTGGTAAACGTAAAGGCGCTGTTTGTGCGTATTTAGAAACATGGCACATCGACGTTGAAGAATTCTTAGACTTACGTAAAAACACCGGTGATGACCGTCGTCGTACACACGACATGAATACAGCTAACTGGATTCCAGACTTATTCATGAAACGTGTGGCTGAAGAAGGTCAATGGACCCTGTTCTCTCCAGAAGAAGTTGAAGACTTACATGACTTAACCGGTCTTGATTTTGAAAGAGCCTATGAAGCCTACGAAGAAAAAGCGGCTCGTGGTGATATTCGTAACTTCAAACAACTGCCTGCCACAGACTTATGGCGCAAAATGTTAGGTATGCTGTTCGAAACAGGTCACCCTTGGATTACTTTTAAAGATCCATGTAACCTGCGTAGCCCACAGCAGCATGTTGGTGTAGTTCACAGCTCAAACCTGTGTACAGAAATCACCCTGAACACATCAGATAAAGAAATCGCTGTATGTAACTTAGGTAGTGTCAATATGGTGAAACATATTGATGAAAACGGTAAGCTGGACAAAGAAAAGCTGCAAAAAACCGTTCGTACCGCGATGCGTATGTTAGATAACGTTATTGAGTACAACTACTACAGCGTACCGCAAGCACGTCACTCAAACTTACAACACCGCCCTGTTGGTTTAGGTCTGATGGGCTTCCAGGATGCACTGTACAAACTGCGCATTCCTTATAGCTCAGATGAAGCCGTTCAATTTGCTGATGAATCAATGGAAGCGATCAGCTACTACGCGATTGAAGCTTCTTCTGATTTGGCTGCAGAACGTGGTAAATACCAAACCTACGAAGGTAGCTTATGGAGCAAAGGTATTCTGCCCATCGATTCAATCAAATTATTGAAAGAAGCACGTGGCGAATATCTGCAACAAGACGAAAGCAAAACCATGGACTGGGACATGCTGCGTGACAAGATCAAACGTCAAGGCATGCGTAACTCAAACACCATGGCGATTGCCCCAACAGCGACGATTTCAAACATCTGTGGTGTCAGCCAATCGATTGAGCCGACCTATCAGAACCTGTTCGTGAAATCGAACCTGTCAGGTGAGTTCACGGTTATCAACCCATACATGGTTGAAGATCTGAAAGCACGTAACCTGTGGGATGATGTGATGATTAACGATCTGAAATACTTCGACGGTAGCCTGCAAGGTATCGACCGTATTCCAGCCGAGTTGAAATCACTCTACACCACGGCATTTGAAATGGATGCACGCTGGTTAATTGAAGCCGCATCACGCCGCCAGAAATGGCTGGATCAAGCTCAAAGCCTTAACTTATATATGGCTGAACCATCAGGTAAGAAGATGGACAACCTCTATAAACTGGCTTGGGTTCGTGGCTTGAAAACCACCTATTACCTCCGCTCTATGGGGGCAACAGGTGCAGAGAAAACCAGCACAGCACCGACTACAGCAACAGAAGCGCCTGCACCAAGCAAGCCTAAACCTGTTGCTGCCGCGAGCACGCCAGCGCCGGTTGCCAGCTCGTCATCAAGCATAGACGATTTAGTTCTAGGTGAAGGTATGGAAGCGCCAAAAGCGTGTTCAATTTTAGAACCAGATTGTGAGGCATGTCAGTAA
- a CDS encoding IS3 family transposase, producing the protein MTALIKDVFQTHNGNYGSPRVHKTLVEQGVIINRKRVERIMREERLVAKAATPPRTVKRRIYERLGFLA; encoded by the coding sequence ATGACAGCACTGATTAAAGATGTATTCCAGACTCATAATGGAAACTATGGTAGTCCGAGGGTACATAAAACCCTGGTTGAGCAAGGCGTGATTATTAACAGAAAGCGCGTAGAGCGTATCATGCGAGAGGAACGGCTAGTTGCTAAGGCTGCGACTCCCCCGCGAACAGTAAAACGGAGAATATATGAGCGATTGGGATTTCTTGCATGA
- a CDS encoding Mu transposase C-terminal domain-containing protein: MNTFTLSKGVHLRYEGDIYKISTVLNQNTFELTRLIDNHTLNLDRLDLLSAYTNGDVEFLDEDEINLRTPTHQKAIDIDFTSYTEPEKKRALNRLAYIQAIEESKIKPSLYKDKSKLLEYVTKKIQDKNPPKSLATIYKWRKTYEESGRNIISLIGKTRNRGNRTTRFNESTENQIHRAIEYYLTPERPSIRKAYQRLQYLAWENDSKTNKITSLPSYDAFRKRIHQIDQHLVISKRFSKRVADMKFKPYKKGLVATRPLELTEIDHTPVDLMVVDEVSRLPLGRPTLTTIIDKFSRMPTGFYFSFTPPSTLSIIECLRHAILPKTNLQTLYPSHDISWPAHGIPETIIVDNGKEFLSSDFTEIASSLGISIIRSPVRTPTYKGAVERFFRTFSESLLKDVPGKTFSNIFEKDEYDPKKHAVVSLNKLVEMTHLWIEQFIHTVNRSINTTPIRMWELGISKHPVLMPKNMDVLKISLGRTLSRKIQHYGIDFESLKYNSVELSMIRRKHKGSVTIKFNPEDISEIYVLTPDTKQFITVPCTDLPYAYKTLFQHQLIKKVLRKDNKKLDIDNLMRAEKQIIQIIESEKILTKKTHRASKQARYKNVSQQTNQVQGIPIKEIESLSLDKHTIFKDDGFDPYVTEQGNNPLENDDDDLDSIYADDPDWHADYSRNDQS, encoded by the coding sequence ATGAACACATTCACCCTCTCAAAAGGTGTTCATCTCCGCTATGAGGGGGATATTTATAAAATATCTACTGTACTGAATCAAAACACATTTGAATTAACTCGATTAATTGATAATCACACGCTGAATTTAGACAGGTTGGATTTACTGTCAGCGTATACAAATGGTGATGTTGAATTTCTTGACGAGGATGAAATAAATCTACGCACGCCTACTCATCAAAAAGCAATTGATATAGATTTTACATCCTATACTGAACCAGAGAAAAAGCGCGCTTTAAATAGGCTAGCTTATATTCAAGCAATTGAAGAATCCAAAATTAAGCCTAGTTTATATAAAGATAAAAGCAAACTTTTAGAGTATGTAACGAAAAAGATACAAGATAAAAATCCTCCTAAATCTTTGGCTACCATATACAAATGGCGTAAAACTTATGAAGAGTCAGGAAGGAATATAATCTCTTTAATAGGTAAAACGAGAAACCGGGGTAATAGAACGACCAGATTTAATGAATCAACTGAAAATCAGATTCATCGTGCGATTGAGTATTACCTTACTCCGGAAAGACCTAGCATAAGAAAGGCCTACCAACGCTTACAATATTTGGCATGGGAAAATGACTCTAAAACAAACAAGATTACATCATTACCTAGTTATGATGCTTTTCGAAAAAGAATTCACCAAATTGATCAGCATTTAGTCATTAGTAAGCGCTTCAGTAAACGTGTTGCTGACATGAAATTTAAGCCTTATAAAAAAGGGTTAGTTGCAACACGCCCCTTAGAGTTAACTGAAATTGATCATACACCCGTAGATCTCATGGTAGTGGATGAAGTCTCACGACTACCACTAGGTCGTCCGACACTAACTACCATAATTGATAAGTTCTCTAGAATGCCAACTGGTTTCTATTTCAGCTTCACACCACCCAGCACACTTAGCATTATTGAATGTCTCAGGCATGCAATTCTTCCGAAAACAAATCTACAAACGCTCTATCCATCACACGATATATCATGGCCTGCTCATGGAATACCTGAAACTATTATTGTAGATAATGGCAAGGAGTTTTTGAGTAGTGACTTTACAGAAATCGCTAGCTCACTCGGGATAAGCATTATTCGAAGCCCAGTAAGGACGCCAACTTACAAAGGAGCTGTAGAGAGATTTTTCAGAACTTTCTCTGAAAGCTTACTCAAAGATGTACCGGGAAAAACTTTCAGCAATATTTTTGAAAAGGATGAATATGATCCGAAAAAGCATGCTGTAGTTAGCTTGAATAAGCTTGTAGAGATGACTCACTTGTGGATTGAGCAATTTATCCACACGGTTAATAGATCTATTAATACAACCCCTATACGAATGTGGGAGTTGGGTATATCAAAGCATCCAGTGCTAATGCCTAAAAATATGGATGTGTTAAAAATATCACTTGGCAGAACGTTATCTCGAAAGATTCAGCATTATGGTATTGATTTTGAGAGTCTTAAATATAACTCTGTCGAATTATCAATGATTCGCAGAAAACATAAAGGCAGTGTGACAATCAAATTTAATCCGGAAGACATTAGCGAAATTTATGTCCTTACACCTGATACAAAACAATTCATCACTGTCCCATGTACTGATTTGCCATACGCATATAAAACACTCTTCCAGCATCAACTAATTAAGAAAGTACTGAGAAAAGATAATAAAAAATTAGACATCGACAATCTTATGCGTGCTGAAAAGCAAATTATTCAGATCATTGAAAGTGAGAAAATTCTAACTAAGAAAACACACCGTGCATCAAAGCAAGCAAGATATAAAAATGTCAGTCAACAAACCAATCAAGTGCAAGGTATACCAATTAAAGAAATTGAGTCGCTGTCTTTAGATAAACACACAATTTTCAAGGATGATGGTTTCGATCCATACGTGACAGAGCAAGGTAATAACCCTCTTGAAAATGACGATGATGACTTAGACAGCATATATGCTGATGACCCAGATTGGCATGCTGATTATTCAAGAAATGACCAATCCTAA
- a CDS encoding ribonucleotide-diphosphate reductase subunit beta, giving the protein MLNWDDPFSAPIAGTAEAKKQSEEKAAAQPAAPAANDLSEAPASAEIKKMPLMNAKPVNADDKRVINGEADINQLAPFKYPWAWNYFLNANKNHWTPLDINMAQDVHDYRHKLTLEERHVYENVLSYLTTSDILAMRNIGLAVMEKMTAPELQIYQARQVYEEALHTWTYQHCIETIGLDQSEIYNRYRVVPEIYQKIKLANDRLNTVMRSDIDLHDRDELENFVMSYAFFAGIFEGSWFYNGFSPIFALQRRGLMKGTAEQLQYIMRDEVMHASFGIRVCKQIMKEENVTLDPKKVQQMFEEADAAEETYAGYILRDPILGYSKEVHHGQFRYTANRRAKQLGFEEPFPGAEATLPWLDEQANMRKEKNFFETKVTEYQTGGGLKWD; this is encoded by the coding sequence ATGTTGAATTGGGATGATCCATTCTCAGCACCGATAGCCGGTACTGCGGAAGCAAAAAAACAAAGCGAAGAAAAAGCAGCAGCACAACCTGCTGCTCCAGCCGCTAACGATCTCAGCGAAGCCCCGGCTTCTGCTGAGATCAAAAAAATGCCATTAATGAACGCCAAACCCGTCAATGCTGACGACAAACGCGTTATCAATGGTGAAGCCGATATTAACCAGTTAGCACCGTTCAAATACCCATGGGCATGGAACTACTTCCTCAATGCCAACAAGAATCACTGGACACCGCTGGATATCAACATGGCGCAAGACGTTCATGACTATCGTCATAAACTGACGCTGGAAGAACGCCATGTCTATGAAAACGTGCTGTCATACCTGACCACCTCAGACATCTTGGCGATGCGTAATATCGGTCTGGCCGTAATGGAAAAAATGACCGCGCCTGAACTGCAAATCTATCAGGCTCGCCAAGTGTATGAAGAAGCATTGCACACATGGACATACCAGCACTGTATCGAAACCATTGGTCTAGATCAGTCAGAAATCTACAACCGCTACCGTGTTGTGCCAGAGATTTACCAAAAAATTAAACTGGCCAATGACCGTTTAAACACCGTCATGCGTAGTGATATTGATCTGCATGACCGTGACGAACTCGAAAACTTTGTCATGTCATATGCGTTCTTCGCTGGCATCTTCGAAGGTTCATGGTTCTACAACGGCTTCAGCCCGATCTTTGCTCTACAACGTCGTGGTCTGATGAAAGGCACCGCCGAACAGCTGCAATACATCATGCGTGATGAAGTTATGCACGCCTCTTTCGGTATTCGCGTCTGTAAGCAAATCATGAAAGAAGAAAACGTCACGCTGGACCCGAAAAAAGTCCAACAGATGTTTGAAGAAGCCGATGCTGCTGAAGAGACTTATGCTGGCTACATCCTGCGTGACCCAATTTTAGGTTACTCAAAAGAAGTGCATCACGGCCAGTTCCGTTACACAGCCAACCGTCGTGCGAAACAGCTAGGCTTTGAAGAACCCTTCCCCGGTGCCGAAGCCACCCTGCCCTGGCTTGATGAACAAGCTAACATGCGGAAAGAAAAGAACTTTTTTGAGACAAAAGTGACAGAGTACCAAACAGGCGGAGGCCTTAAATGGGACTGA
- a CDS encoding TniB family NTP-binding protein, producing MTQIGMLIIQEMTNPKENKTVDVEHLSKEDRLRLLNSIYVAHPDAEKILKKIERCHESRTISSEPRSMSLTGETGSGKTTLIEQYMLRHPTLETAKTTTIPIFKSIIQPNTSIRDFIISVLKSLVSRVSNQREDDVSDELLKGSLPAIRKRLYKYIAVAEVKLIILDEFQHLISSKSKKVLNDIADTIKTIINETKVPVILVGTTKANEVFVENPEMARRISEKIRLKPFSISSEEELKTYRKFLAHIDKSLPFIKLSNLAQLEMSIRFFAASNGYIDDTMRIIQDAGYSAIHANNDAINLEDLADAFENNPGQNQQAEGNPFIASYDELKKWACIENAQMGIPHKPSSLRKTSDIF from the coding sequence ATGACCCAGATTGGCATGCTGATTATTCAAGAAATGACCAATCCTAAGGAGAACAAGACAGTGGACGTTGAACATTTGTCTAAAGAAGATCGATTAAGGCTATTAAACAGTATTTATGTTGCTCATCCTGACGCTGAAAAAATTTTGAAAAAGATTGAACGTTGTCATGAAAGTAGAACTATATCTAGTGAACCCAGATCTATGTCTTTGACTGGAGAGACGGGCTCAGGAAAGACAACATTAATCGAACAATACATGCTGAGACATCCTACATTGGAAACAGCAAAGACAACTACCATACCTATATTTAAAAGCATTATTCAACCCAATACGAGCATTCGCGACTTTATTATCAGCGTGCTCAAATCATTGGTATCCAGAGTGTCAAATCAACGTGAGGATGATGTTAGCGATGAGCTATTGAAAGGAAGCCTGCCAGCAATAAGAAAAAGACTATATAAGTACATTGCAGTTGCTGAAGTTAAGCTCATCATCTTAGATGAGTTTCAACATCTGATTTCGAGTAAGAGTAAAAAAGTGCTCAATGATATTGCTGATACTATTAAAACCATCATAAATGAAACAAAAGTACCTGTAATACTCGTTGGCACTACCAAGGCAAATGAAGTATTTGTAGAAAACCCCGAGATGGCTAGACGTATCTCCGAAAAAATACGATTGAAGCCATTCTCTATTAGTTCAGAAGAGGAACTAAAAACTTATCGTAAATTTTTGGCACATATTGATAAGTCACTACCTTTTATAAAGTTGAGCAATCTCGCTCAATTAGAAATGTCTATAAGATTTTTTGCCGCCTCAAATGGCTATATTGATGACACAATGCGAATCATCCAAGACGCTGGGTATTCTGCTATTCATGCAAATAACGATGCTATAAACCTTGAGGATTTAGCAGATGCTTTTGAAAATAATCCAGGCCAAAATCAACAAGCAGAAGGAAATCCTTTTATTGCTAGCTACGATGAACTTAAAAAATGGGCTTGTATTGAAAATGCTCAGATGGGCATTCCTCATAAGCCGTCCAGCCTTCGTAAAACAAGTGATATTTTTTAG
- a CDS encoding TnsA endonuclease N-terminal domain-containing protein yields the protein MATPARSIHKIGRRRVIGSFASAKMREMVEWESQIERDFLYHLEFDHDVIRYVSQPIKFRFSQDNKYHYHYPDFEIFRHSTPKRKFIEIKPYHITLKPEFIEKTEAIKAKMFSDGFDYAVITDNEIRIEPILSNLKLLYRYKLHEYSQANVSKLVHALQGSGLISLTFSELEKIAQEFSLELIDCYSCIANKVFDFDIKVPLTENTLLIVADRKLR from the coding sequence ATGGCAACACCAGCGAGATCGATACACAAAATAGGACGTCGACGTGTAATTGGTAGTTTTGCTAGTGCCAAAATGCGGGAAATGGTTGAATGGGAATCTCAAATTGAACGAGATTTTCTATACCATCTAGAGTTTGACCACGATGTGATACGTTATGTGTCTCAGCCCATCAAATTCAGGTTCAGCCAGGACAACAAGTACCACTATCATTATCCCGACTTTGAAATCTTCCGCCATTCGACTCCCAAACGAAAGTTCATTGAAATAAAACCGTATCACATCACTCTAAAACCCGAGTTCATAGAAAAAACAGAAGCTATAAAAGCGAAAATGTTTTCAGACGGTTTTGATTATGCAGTGATTACCGATAATGAAATAAGAATAGAACCGATACTCAGTAATCTAAAACTACTGTACCGATATAAACTTCATGAATATAGCCAGGCAAATGTCAGTAAGCTCGTTCATGCTCTTCAAGGCAGCGGTCTCATCTCATTAACTTTTTCAGAACTCGAAAAAATTGCACAAGAATTTTCCCTAGAATTAATAGACTGCTATTCCTGTATAGCAAATAAAGTTTTTGACTTTGATATTAAAGTACCTCTCACAGAGAATACTTTATTGATAGTTGCAGACAGGAAACTGAGATGA
- a CDS encoding transposase — protein sequence MPKILSDERVIEYSMEFKIRVVRLTFELDAKAIDIAKILNLHPVMIYRWRQEYREGKFIDKPSGRISMTKDSEQRKDEQVKDDEIRQLKNELAKFKKENDFLKKWGRYLKDQKKSDSGL from the coding sequence ATGCCCAAGATATTGAGCGATGAACGAGTTATTGAATACTCAATGGAATTCAAAATCAGAGTTGTCAGGCTAACATTTGAACTTGATGCCAAAGCCATTGATATTGCAAAAATCCTTAATCTTCACCCAGTGATGATTTATAGGTGGCGACAAGAATATAGAGAAGGTAAATTCATAGACAAACCTTCAGGAAGAATAAGCATGACAAAAGATTCTGAGCAACGAAAAGATGAGCAAGTTAAAGACGATGAAATTCGTCAACTAAAGAACGAGCTAGCCAAATTCAAAAAGGAAAACGACTTCTTAAAAAAGTGGGGACGGTATCTGAAGGATCAAAAGAAGAGCGATTCAGGTTTATAG
- a CDS encoding TniQ family protein, giving the protein MRPLIVRPAPKENESLMGYLLRLTEENFFQSPLNLIMYAEAFKKNNKASINDFIKSIASGLIDFDSLSAITGENKKELEIKCYRLLCDRSDGSQSLHLFLNAQIPSNLIRFNYPRFCPDCMRIDPYHRFYWDFVPLTGCPIHKKLLMDVCPECHQQLTWSRSSISTCSHCGFDLFSYSGIDIPDNQMDHIYMIAKAFQKCDSRDHKLILFSLMESYEAIKNFVIRHFSLTERRHFIHFKSKLSVLSPPLLLKNLPYSPLPIIKTNDFIDLQLPRPKFSHLDQIRSVQKINEYLCDKLFNFKRTNRINMDDVLQWQPNAEVHQKMVNFFTGQNVALLVNYSSSKRITTRQKARHFGVKNIAYRFPSRMNSILDTNSSFFERRHDVINSINASKYLGISEHLLRQLTKAKILHPISGPEIDGFGDTVYSLKYFQEFMDSLLALKELNISEEETISLDEYIKTYDISRRKSLVEIINAIFGKKIKIYDVPTSRLSNVILSLKCINNFCPQPSVNAGYISVNTIASKIGIYTDAIYRTLEAGLLPFKADGRKKLIRIEDYESFNEQFVFIKEIATKNKCNPTNLADKLIDEGITPISGPKIDNNIVYIFRRVDIENVDIKKIVSKSKYKANTGRIAKSDHSTSYHKLIEDMALITTSEAAQILDISSQMLGKLLKAGEINLYQNPQLPAYKKYLKTADLNDYISRYRENPNLIEYSAAARFMGESPERFQSTWVKYKRITTIDDGLKNKYVNRESLEKLKLFKNEAISIQEASELKGIDRSYFSNLIKLNKIQPVSGPGIDEYGNYFLNRQEIEKHRHENWW; this is encoded by the coding sequence TTGCGTCCTCTAATAGTAAGACCCGCCCCAAAAGAAAATGAAAGCCTCATGGGCTATTTGTTACGACTCACCGAAGAAAATTTTTTTCAGTCACCACTGAATCTGATTATGTATGCAGAGGCATTTAAGAAAAATAATAAAGCTTCAATCAATGATTTCATTAAATCTATTGCATCTGGACTGATAGATTTTGATTCTCTTTCTGCTATCACAGGAGAGAATAAAAAAGAGCTTGAAATAAAATGTTACAGATTACTCTGTGACCGTAGTGATGGGAGTCAGAGTTTACATTTGTTTTTAAATGCTCAGATACCCTCAAACCTTATTAGGTTTAACTATCCGAGATTTTGCCCTGACTGTATGAGAATCGATCCTTATCACAGGTTTTACTGGGATTTCGTGCCGTTAACAGGTTGCCCAATACATAAAAAACTTTTAATGGATGTGTGTCCTGAGTGTCATCAACAATTGACTTGGTCTCGCTCTTCTATATCTACCTGTTCACACTGTGGTTTCGATTTATTTAGCTATTCAGGAATAGATATTCCCGATAACCAAATGGATCACATTTATATGATTGCGAAAGCATTTCAGAAATGCGATTCAAGAGATCATAAACTAATTTTATTTTCCTTAATGGAATCATATGAAGCTATAAAAAATTTCGTAATACGTCATTTTAGTCTCACAGAAAGGAGACACTTTATTCATTTTAAGAGTAAGCTATCGGTTTTATCACCACCTCTACTACTAAAAAATCTTCCTTACTCACCATTGCCTATAATTAAAACCAACGATTTTATAGATCTACAATTACCTCGGCCGAAATTCTCACATCTAGATCAAATTCGATCCGTCCAAAAAATTAATGAATATTTGTGCGATAAGCTATTTAACTTTAAGCGCACTAATCGAATAAATATGGACGATGTTTTGCAGTGGCAGCCAAACGCTGAAGTTCATCAAAAAATGGTGAATTTTTTCACAGGTCAGAATGTAGCTCTACTCGTTAATTATTCATCGTCTAAACGAATAACGACACGACAGAAAGCACGTCATTTTGGTGTAAAAAATATTGCGTATAGATTTCCTTCAAGAATGAACTCAATCTTAGATACGAACAGTTCATTTTTCGAGCGGCGTCATGACGTCATAAACAGTATCAACGCATCGAAATATCTCGGTATTTCAGAACATTTACTCAGACAACTAACTAAAGCAAAAATTCTACACCCTATCAGTGGTCCAGAGATTGATGGTTTTGGCGATACGGTGTATTCGTTGAAGTATTTTCAGGAATTTATGGATTCATTACTAGCCCTTAAAGAGCTAAATATATCAGAAGAAGAGACTATTTCATTAGATGAATACATCAAAACATATGATATTAGTAGACGAAAATCACTAGTCGAAATAATAAATGCTATATTCGGTAAAAAAATAAAAATATACGACGTACCAACATCTCGTCTAAGTAATGTCATATTAAGTCTTAAATGTATTAATAATTTCTGCCCTCAGCCATCGGTAAATGCAGGCTATATCTCAGTTAATACTATTGCCTCAAAAATTGGTATTTATACTGATGCGATATACAGAACACTCGAAGCAGGTCTTTTACCATTCAAAGCTGATGGCCGTAAAAAACTCATTCGTATTGAAGATTATGAAAGCTTTAATGAGCAGTTTGTGTTCATCAAAGAAATTGCCACAAAGAATAAGTGTAATCCTACCAACTTAGCTGACAAACTTATCGACGAGGGTATTACACCTATTTCAGGACCTAAAATAGACAATAATATTGTCTACATATTCAGACGTGTTGATATTGAAAATGTTGATATTAAGAAAATAGTCAGTAAAAGCAAATATAAGGCTAACACCGGGCGTATTGCTAAAAGCGATCACTCAACTAGTTACCATAAACTCATCGAAGATATGGCCCTTATAACCACAAGCGAGGCTGCTCAAATACTGGATATATCAAGCCAAATGCTTGGTAAACTTTTAAAAGCAGGTGAGATTAATTTATATCAAAATCCACAATTACCAGCTTATAAGAAATATCTAAAAACTGCTGATCTAAATGATTACATTAGCCGATATAGAGAAAATCCCAATTTGATTGAATATTCAGCTGCTGCCAGATTTATGGGTGAGTCACCTGAAAGATTTCAAAGTACTTGGGTGAAATATAAACGTATAACAACGATAGATGATGGGCTTAAAAATAAATATGTAAACCGTGAAAGTCTTGAAAAGCTCAAACTTTTTAAAAATGAAGCAATTTCAATCCAGGAAGCATCAGAATTGAAAGGTATTGACCGTAGCTATTTCTCCAACCTTATTAAGCTCAACAAGATACAACCAGTATCTGGACCGGGCATTGACGAATACGGTAATTATTTCCTAAATCGACAAGAAATAGAAAAGCATAGACATGAGAATTGGTGGTGA